Proteins encoded within one genomic window of Eublepharis macularius isolate TG4126 chromosome 10, MPM_Emac_v1.0, whole genome shotgun sequence:
- the MAVS gene encoding mitochondrial antiviral-signaling protein isoform X3 has protein sequence MGFAENEVKQYLLRNLRRFQGLRVNQLLNYLPCLTEGDREEIRAHIERRGDRDSVYELFSRLWCRSGWLTDLISALEENNSELAEELRRVHESRQLSPQRSSSASSTPPAAANASQSHVLKSAPVVPSATSSDDRPLSPPRNLSRPARAQPPTAVNVSTPAPSASPQDVVDCRSPVQETKFQSWSSETTVNAEAHGEDKKLSNSTPNQQSRNAAESSVSLEVQYEKPPDVQAASSRSLAKRQSHSKEEMQSAKPVSSNSSAGPYVPVAAAVAVPPTAPLLGQSPSRGDQLPQRSSKKEQNSRIFNAALARFRPLPSDFTGSSSTDVIPPSSPAAVSDTLSDGYSDDLKHPVQERELEGTEVWTCSELAQEKVTGNASWPSYGTPTNSREDRNDASRPSRDSCVFCSNQEEEDSMLSKPGVLVSVGIPKGRLDPQVSNLDTEYSGTSDRFRFSDDYSVESNSLMLSNSTQHSHSEEACLDPAESTSSRRNVTRGNGNASLDNHSDDSSIRTHTFHVEEPPSVDLAAAPDVTGLAFGNASQSPGVFSDSVAKGQPIKNINSPPLSNHGQRNSLQNESIGDAEPLLMSNSTALAVGFALTSLVAVAFGLYKKLKK, from the exons GAAGAGATCAGGGCGCACATTGAGAGGAGAGGGGACCGTGATTCTGTGTATGAATTGTTCAGCCGCCTGTGGTGCAGGAGTGGGTGGCTGACAGACCTGATCTCTGCTCTCGAGGAGAATAATTCTGAGCTGGCTGAAGAGCTCCGTCGAGTTCATGAGTCTCGTCAACTCT CCCCTCAAAGGAGCTCCTCGGCAAGCTCTACTCCCCCCGCTGCTGCAAACGCCTCTCAGTCACACGTTTTGAAATCTGCTCCTGTGGTCCCCAGTGCGACCTCTTCTGATGATCGCCCGCTTTCTCCTCCACGTAACCTGTCAAGACCagccagagcccagcctcccacAGCTGTAAACGTCTCAACACCTGCACCGTCAGCATCCCCCCAAGATGTAGTTGATTGCAGGTCTCCTGTTCAAGAAACTAAGTTTCAGTCATGGAGCAGCGAGACAACTGTAAATGCAGAG GCACACGGGGAGGACAAAAAGCTAAGTAATTCCACTCCAAATCAGCAAAGTAGAAATGCAGCAGAATCCAGTGTCAGCTTAGAGGTGCAGTATGAGAAACCGCCTGATGTCCAAGCTGCATCTTCCAGATCTCTGGCTAAGCGCCAGAGCCACTCCAAGGAGGAAATGCAAAGTGCCAAGCCTGTATCCTCAAATTCCAGCGCAG GTCCCTATGTTCCAGTAGCTGCAGCCGTGGCTGTTCCACCAACGGCTCCTTTGCTTGGCCAGTCTCCCTCCCGGGGTgatcagctcccccaaaggtcgTCAAAAAAGGAGCAGAACAGCCGGATCTTCAACGCTGCTCTTGCTAGGTTTCGGCCTCTGCCTTCAGACTTCACTGGTTCTTCCTCCACCGATGTGATTCCTCCCAGCTCACCTGCAGCTGTTTCAGACACCCTGAGCGATGGATATTCTGATGATCTTAAACACCCTGTTCAGGAGAGAGAGCTGGAGGGGACAGAGGTCTGGACCTGCTCTGAGCTGGCGCAGGAGAAG GTGACTGGGAATGCTTCTTGGCCCTCCTATGGTACTCCTACGAATTCAAGGGAGGACAGGAATGATGCCAGTCGCCCTTCCAGGGACAGTTGTGTCTTCTGCAGTAACCAAGAAGAGGAAGACAGCATGCTATCGAAACCTGGTGTTCTAGTTTCAGTGGGAATCCCAAAGGGACGGCTTGACCCGCAGGTGAGCAACCTAGACACAGAATATTCAGGAACCTCAGATAGGTTTCGCTTCAGCGACGACTATTCGGTGGAAAGCAATTCCTTAATGCTGAGCAATTCTACTCAGCATAGTCACTCTGAAGAAGCGTGTCTTGACCCAGCTGAAAGCACAAGTTCCAGAAGAAACGTGACGAGAGGAAATGGTAATGCTTCTCTTGACAACCATTCAGATGATAGCTCCATCAGAACCCACACGTTTCACGTGGAGGAACCTCCTAGCGTTGATCTTGCTGCAGCGCCCGATGTGACTGGTCTGGCTTTTGGGAATGCTAGCCAGTCTCCAGGGGTCTTTTCTGACTCTGTCGCCAAGGGTCAGCCGATCAAAAATATCAACTCCCCTCCTTTGAGCAACCATGGTCAAAGAAATTCACTTCAGAATGAGAGTATCGGCGATGCGGAACCATTGCTCATGAGTAATTCTACAGCGcttgctgttggttttgccctgACTTCCCTGGTGGCTGTGGCTTTTGGACTGTATAAGAAGCTGAAGAAATAG
- the MAVS gene encoding mitochondrial antiviral-signaling protein isoform X2: MGFAENEVKQYLLRNLRRFQGLRVNQLLNYLPCLTEGDREEIRAHIERRGDRDSVYELFSRLWCRSGWLTDLISALEENNSELAEELRRVHESRQLSPQRSSSASSTPPAAANASQSHVLKSAPVVPSATSSDDRPLSPPRNLSRPARAQPPTAVNVSTPAPSASPQDVVDCRSPVQETKFQSWSSETTVNAEAHGEDKKLSNSTPNQQSRNAAESSVSLEVQYEKPPDVQAASSRSLAKRQSHSKEEMQSAKPVSSNSSAAAAEPEAAASTDLAASRNQPEETSYLSSDSLPPMTPRRRDNTQPEQHNHQAICGYQQENLLGDPTNNKPFSQQIQVEEEQKDAHGPYVPVAAAVAVPPTAPLLGQSPSRGDQLPQRSSKKEQNSRIFNAALARFRPLPSDFTGSSSTDVIPPSSPAAVSDTLSDGYSDDLKHPVQERELEGTEVWTCSELAQEKVTGNASWPSYGTPTNSREDRNDASRPSRDSCVFCSNQEEEDSMLSKPGVLVSVGIPKGRLDPQVSNLDTEYSGTSDRFRFSDDYSVESNSLMLSNSTQHSHSEEACLDPAESTSSRRNVTRGNGNASLDNHSDDSSIRTHTFHVEEPPSVDLAAAPDVTGLAFGNASQSPGVFSDSVAKGQPIKNINSPPLSNHGQRNSLQNESIGDAEPLLMSNSTALAVGFALTSLVAVAFGLYKKLKK; the protein is encoded by the exons GAAGAGATCAGGGCGCACATTGAGAGGAGAGGGGACCGTGATTCTGTGTATGAATTGTTCAGCCGCCTGTGGTGCAGGAGTGGGTGGCTGACAGACCTGATCTCTGCTCTCGAGGAGAATAATTCTGAGCTGGCTGAAGAGCTCCGTCGAGTTCATGAGTCTCGTCAACTCT CCCCTCAAAGGAGCTCCTCGGCAAGCTCTACTCCCCCCGCTGCTGCAAACGCCTCTCAGTCACACGTTTTGAAATCTGCTCCTGTGGTCCCCAGTGCGACCTCTTCTGATGATCGCCCGCTTTCTCCTCCACGTAACCTGTCAAGACCagccagagcccagcctcccacAGCTGTAAACGTCTCAACACCTGCACCGTCAGCATCCCCCCAAGATGTAGTTGATTGCAGGTCTCCTGTTCAAGAAACTAAGTTTCAGTCATGGAGCAGCGAGACAACTGTAAATGCAGAG GCACACGGGGAGGACAAAAAGCTAAGTAATTCCACTCCAAATCAGCAAAGTAGAAATGCAGCAGAATCCAGTGTCAGCTTAGAGGTGCAGTATGAGAAACCGCCTGATGTCCAAGCTGCATCTTCCAGATCTCTGGCTAAGCGCCAGAGCCACTCCAAGGAGGAAATGCAAAGTGCCAAGCCTGTATCCTCAAATTCCAGCGCAG CAGCCGCTGAGCCAGAAGCTGCTGCCTCTACCGACCTTGCAGCTTCCAGAAATCAGCCCGAGGAGACTTCCTATTTGTCTTCTGACAGCTTACCCCCCATGACTCCAAGACGTCGAGATAACACGCAACCTGAACAACACAACCACCAAGCTATTTGTGGTTACCAACAAGAAAATCTGTTAGGTGATCCTACCAACAACAAACCCTTCAGCCAGCAGATACAAGTTGAGGAAGAGCAAAAAGATGCCCACG GTCCCTATGTTCCAGTAGCTGCAGCCGTGGCTGTTCCACCAACGGCTCCTTTGCTTGGCCAGTCTCCCTCCCGGGGTgatcagctcccccaaaggtcgTCAAAAAAGGAGCAGAACAGCCGGATCTTCAACGCTGCTCTTGCTAGGTTTCGGCCTCTGCCTTCAGACTTCACTGGTTCTTCCTCCACCGATGTGATTCCTCCCAGCTCACCTGCAGCTGTTTCAGACACCCTGAGCGATGGATATTCTGATGATCTTAAACACCCTGTTCAGGAGAGAGAGCTGGAGGGGACAGAGGTCTGGACCTGCTCTGAGCTGGCGCAGGAGAAG GTGACTGGGAATGCTTCTTGGCCCTCCTATGGTACTCCTACGAATTCAAGGGAGGACAGGAATGATGCCAGTCGCCCTTCCAGGGACAGTTGTGTCTTCTGCAGTAACCAAGAAGAGGAAGACAGCATGCTATCGAAACCTGGTGTTCTAGTTTCAGTGGGAATCCCAAAGGGACGGCTTGACCCGCAGGTGAGCAACCTAGACACAGAATATTCAGGAACCTCAGATAGGTTTCGCTTCAGCGACGACTATTCGGTGGAAAGCAATTCCTTAATGCTGAGCAATTCTACTCAGCATAGTCACTCTGAAGAAGCGTGTCTTGACCCAGCTGAAAGCACAAGTTCCAGAAGAAACGTGACGAGAGGAAATGGTAATGCTTCTCTTGACAACCATTCAGATGATAGCTCCATCAGAACCCACACGTTTCACGTGGAGGAACCTCCTAGCGTTGATCTTGCTGCAGCGCCCGATGTGACTGGTCTGGCTTTTGGGAATGCTAGCCAGTCTCCAGGGGTCTTTTCTGACTCTGTCGCCAAGGGTCAGCCGATCAAAAATATCAACTCCCCTCCTTTGAGCAACCATGGTCAAAGAAATTCACTTCAGAATGAGAGTATCGGCGATGCGGAACCATTGCTCATGAGTAATTCTACAGCGcttgctgttggttttgccctgACTTCCCTGGTGGCTGTGGCTTTTGGACTGTATAAGAAGCTGAAGAAATAG
- the MAVS gene encoding mitochondrial antiviral-signaling protein isoform X1, with the protein MGFAENEVKQYLLRNLRRFQGLRVNQLLNYLPCLTEGDREEIRAHIERRGDRDSVYELFSRLWCRSGWLTDLISALEENNSELAEELRRVHESRQLSPQRSSSASSTPPAAANASQSHVLKSAPVVPSATSSDDRPLSPPRNLSRPARAQPPTAVNVSTPAPSASPQDVVDCRSPVQETKFQSWSSETTVNAEAHGEDKKLSNSTPNQQSRNAAESSVSLEVQYEKPPDVQAASSRSLAKRQSHSKEEMQSAKPVSSNSSAGNLVRNWDGFPPRPVCVKNGYFGNVNRSVDGGVSPAAAEPEAAASTDLAASRNQPEETSYLSSDSLPPMTPRRRDNTQPEQHNHQAICGYQQENLLGDPTNNKPFSQQIQVEEEQKDAHGPYVPVAAAVAVPPTAPLLGQSPSRGDQLPQRSSKKEQNSRIFNAALARFRPLPSDFTGSSSTDVIPPSSPAAVSDTLSDGYSDDLKHPVQERELEGTEVWTCSELAQEKVTGNASWPSYGTPTNSREDRNDASRPSRDSCVFCSNQEEEDSMLSKPGVLVSVGIPKGRLDPQVSNLDTEYSGTSDRFRFSDDYSVESNSLMLSNSTQHSHSEEACLDPAESTSSRRNVTRGNGNASLDNHSDDSSIRTHTFHVEEPPSVDLAAAPDVTGLAFGNASQSPGVFSDSVAKGQPIKNINSPPLSNHGQRNSLQNESIGDAEPLLMSNSTALAVGFALTSLVAVAFGLYKKLKK; encoded by the exons GAAGAGATCAGGGCGCACATTGAGAGGAGAGGGGACCGTGATTCTGTGTATGAATTGTTCAGCCGCCTGTGGTGCAGGAGTGGGTGGCTGACAGACCTGATCTCTGCTCTCGAGGAGAATAATTCTGAGCTGGCTGAAGAGCTCCGTCGAGTTCATGAGTCTCGTCAACTCT CCCCTCAAAGGAGCTCCTCGGCAAGCTCTACTCCCCCCGCTGCTGCAAACGCCTCTCAGTCACACGTTTTGAAATCTGCTCCTGTGGTCCCCAGTGCGACCTCTTCTGATGATCGCCCGCTTTCTCCTCCACGTAACCTGTCAAGACCagccagagcccagcctcccacAGCTGTAAACGTCTCAACACCTGCACCGTCAGCATCCCCCCAAGATGTAGTTGATTGCAGGTCTCCTGTTCAAGAAACTAAGTTTCAGTCATGGAGCAGCGAGACAACTGTAAATGCAGAG GCACACGGGGAGGACAAAAAGCTAAGTAATTCCACTCCAAATCAGCAAAGTAGAAATGCAGCAGAATCCAGTGTCAGCTTAGAGGTGCAGTATGAGAAACCGCCTGATGTCCAAGCTGCATCTTCCAGATCTCTGGCTAAGCGCCAGAGCCACTCCAAGGAGGAAATGCAAAGTGCCAAGCCTGTATCCTCAAATTCCAGCGCAGGTAATTTGGTACGGAACTGGGATGGTTTCCCGCCACGTCCTGTTTGTGTGAAAAATGGGTATTTTGGGAACGTGAATCGATCGGTTGACGGTGGTGTATCTCCAGCAGCCGCTGAGCCAGAAGCTGCTGCCTCTACCGACCTTGCAGCTTCCAGAAATCAGCCCGAGGAGACTTCCTATTTGTCTTCTGACAGCTTACCCCCCATGACTCCAAGACGTCGAGATAACACGCAACCTGAACAACACAACCACCAAGCTATTTGTGGTTACCAACAAGAAAATCTGTTAGGTGATCCTACCAACAACAAACCCTTCAGCCAGCAGATACAAGTTGAGGAAGAGCAAAAAGATGCCCACG GTCCCTATGTTCCAGTAGCTGCAGCCGTGGCTGTTCCACCAACGGCTCCTTTGCTTGGCCAGTCTCCCTCCCGGGGTgatcagctcccccaaaggtcgTCAAAAAAGGAGCAGAACAGCCGGATCTTCAACGCTGCTCTTGCTAGGTTTCGGCCTCTGCCTTCAGACTTCACTGGTTCTTCCTCCACCGATGTGATTCCTCCCAGCTCACCTGCAGCTGTTTCAGACACCCTGAGCGATGGATATTCTGATGATCTTAAACACCCTGTTCAGGAGAGAGAGCTGGAGGGGACAGAGGTCTGGACCTGCTCTGAGCTGGCGCAGGAGAAG GTGACTGGGAATGCTTCTTGGCCCTCCTATGGTACTCCTACGAATTCAAGGGAGGACAGGAATGATGCCAGTCGCCCTTCCAGGGACAGTTGTGTCTTCTGCAGTAACCAAGAAGAGGAAGACAGCATGCTATCGAAACCTGGTGTTCTAGTTTCAGTGGGAATCCCAAAGGGACGGCTTGACCCGCAGGTGAGCAACCTAGACACAGAATATTCAGGAACCTCAGATAGGTTTCGCTTCAGCGACGACTATTCGGTGGAAAGCAATTCCTTAATGCTGAGCAATTCTACTCAGCATAGTCACTCTGAAGAAGCGTGTCTTGACCCAGCTGAAAGCACAAGTTCCAGAAGAAACGTGACGAGAGGAAATGGTAATGCTTCTCTTGACAACCATTCAGATGATAGCTCCATCAGAACCCACACGTTTCACGTGGAGGAACCTCCTAGCGTTGATCTTGCTGCAGCGCCCGATGTGACTGGTCTGGCTTTTGGGAATGCTAGCCAGTCTCCAGGGGTCTTTTCTGACTCTGTCGCCAAGGGTCAGCCGATCAAAAATATCAACTCCCCTCCTTTGAGCAACCATGGTCAAAGAAATTCACTTCAGAATGAGAGTATCGGCGATGCGGAACCATTGCTCATGAGTAATTCTACAGCGcttgctgttggttttgccctgACTTCCCTGGTGGCTGTGGCTTTTGGACTGTATAAGAAGCTGAAGAAATAG